The following are encoded in a window of Roseimaritima ulvae genomic DNA:
- the fliD gene encoding flagellar filament capping protein FliD: protein MGRIQTSIGLITGTDITGTVDQLIAISGIPRDRLVARNDTLGQEQEAISQLTASVIAVQLSGDRLAESSLFQTRKDSSSNEDALSVSSSSGAPLGEYTVTTQQLAATHSVGSRQRFGSTDTALGLEGQIDIRNGGFLEHSLSLQDLNGGLGVQKGSIRITDRSGASAEIDLSAARTIDDVLDTINANTTINVQASADRDGITLTDKSGETTANLRVDEVGDGETAADLGLYGLNVAGDVAVGGDLTQADALAFQSTTLSDLGVSLEEGDDLRIEFADGSSLDLDLNPADDEDGTAPQSVGELLDFLNEAADGKLSASISASGDSLLLQDLTAGAEAFTISDQNGSQLASALGFEGTGSGGQIESPSRSPYLHGVALSQLGGGQGLGDLTELDITLRDGSSATVDVSGADTIQQVVDAINDSGLSLVAKLDDAKTGLRIRDLSGGAAENFTISSSDDTATRLGIATDSTSTILDGKHLGRQYVDETTLLSDLNQGFGITPGSFKLTDSAGLASAINLKTQDIETVGELIDEINDLGIGVTASINPNGDGIALVDTAGGEGTLTVENTDTAVAATELGLAGTATTQTINGEEVEAIVGGDSLSIEVEADDTLQSIVDKINASERYVKASIATQEDGSYSLRLTSRQGGSQGQFSIDTSGFDLAIETSSRGQDAEILLTSEDGSARKLTSIDGVFEDETSGLSMTLKQLSDDPISVSVAENPKAVVDAAKTLVTQYNLLMEKLDSLTFYEAETETYGLLFGSTEALRIETGYSRLLSGAIRGSGDIASLGEVGLRLNDTGQMELDEEKLTAKLESDGASVEEFFTTEDTGVAARLSALAERLVGTENGMLLTRGNALTAQVESNNERIDTLNTRLDNERERLLTQFYNMEAAISKLQSNQQYVSAIQPITYSSS, encoded by the coding sequence ATGGGCAGAATCCAAACCTCCATCGGCTTGATCACCGGTACCGACATCACCGGTACGGTCGACCAACTGATTGCGATCAGCGGGATCCCCCGCGACCGCTTGGTGGCTCGCAACGATACCCTGGGGCAGGAGCAGGAAGCGATCTCCCAACTCACCGCGTCGGTGATCGCGGTGCAGTTGTCCGGCGACCGGTTGGCCGAAAGCAGTTTGTTTCAGACCCGCAAAGATTCGTCCTCCAACGAGGACGCCCTGTCGGTGTCCTCGTCCTCGGGCGCCCCGCTGGGCGAATACACGGTCACCACCCAGCAGTTGGCGGCCACCCACTCGGTCGGCTCCCGACAACGCTTTGGCAGTACCGATACGGCCTTGGGCTTGGAGGGCCAGATCGACATTCGCAATGGGGGCTTCCTCGAGCACTCGCTGTCGCTGCAGGATTTAAATGGCGGCTTGGGCGTCCAGAAGGGATCGATTCGGATTACCGATCGCAGTGGCGCCTCGGCGGAAATTGATTTGTCCGCGGCCCGCACAATCGATGATGTGCTGGACACCATCAACGCCAACACGACGATCAACGTCCAGGCCTCCGCGGACCGGGACGGCATCACGCTGACCGACAAGAGCGGGGAAACGACGGCCAATTTGCGCGTCGACGAAGTCGGGGACGGAGAAACCGCGGCGGACCTGGGACTCTACGGTTTGAACGTCGCGGGCGATGTGGCCGTCGGGGGCGATCTGACGCAGGCCGACGCCTTGGCCTTTCAGTCCACCACACTGTCCGACCTGGGCGTGTCCCTGGAAGAGGGCGATGACCTGCGGATCGAATTCGCCGACGGCAGCTCGCTGGATCTGGACCTGAACCCCGCCGACGACGAGGACGGCACGGCGCCGCAATCGGTCGGCGAGCTGTTGGACTTCTTGAACGAAGCCGCCGACGGCAAACTTTCCGCATCCATTTCCGCCAGCGGCGATTCCCTGCTTCTGCAAGATCTAACGGCGGGCGCCGAAGCGTTTACGATTTCCGATCAGAATGGCTCCCAGCTGGCCTCGGCATTGGGATTCGAAGGCACCGGCAGCGGAGGTCAAATCGAATCACCCTCGCGTTCACCTTACCTGCACGGCGTGGCTCTGTCGCAGCTCGGCGGCGGCCAGGGACTGGGCGACCTGACCGAATTGGACATCACGCTCCGCGACGGTTCTTCAGCCACGGTCGATGTCTCAGGCGCCGACACCATCCAACAAGTCGTCGACGCGATCAACGACAGCGGTTTGTCCTTGGTGGCCAAACTGGACGACGCCAAAACCGGCCTGCGGATTCGTGACCTCTCGGGCGGCGCCGCGGAAAACTTTACGATCAGCAGCAGCGACGATACGGCCACTCGACTGGGCATCGCCACCGACAGCACCTCGACGATCCTGGACGGCAAACATCTGGGCCGGCAGTACGTCGATGAAACCACCTTGCTGTCCGACCTCAATCAAGGTTTCGGGATCACGCCTGGCTCCTTCAAACTGACCGACTCGGCGGGCCTGGCCAGCGCCATCAACCTGAAAACTCAGGACATCGAAACCGTCGGCGAACTGATCGACGAAATCAACGATCTTGGAATCGGCGTCACCGCGTCGATCAATCCCAATGGGGATGGCATCGCGCTGGTGGATACCGCCGGTGGCGAAGGTACCCTGACGGTGGAAAACACCGACACCGCGGTAGCCGCCACCGAACTGGGCTTGGCCGGCACCGCCACCACGCAGACCATCAACGGCGAAGAGGTCGAAGCCATCGTGGGCGGCGATTCGCTGTCCATCGAGGTCGAAGCCGACGATACGCTGCAGTCCATCGTCGACAAAATCAATGCGTCCGAACGCTACGTCAAAGCTTCGATCGCGACGCAGGAAGACGGTTCTTATTCGCTGCGTCTGACCAGTCGTCAGGGCGGCAGTCAGGGGCAGTTCAGCATCGACACCAGCGGATTTGACCTGGCCATCGAAACCAGCTCGCGCGGTCAGGACGCCGAAATCCTGTTGACCAGCGAGGACGGTTCCGCCCGCAAACTCACCAGCATCGACGGGGTCTTCGAAGACGAAACCAGCGGCCTCTCGATGACGCTCAAACAACTGTCCGACGATCCCATCAGCGTCAGTGTCGCCGAAAACCCAAAAGCCGTGGTGGACGCTGCTAAGACCTTGGTCACGCAGTACAACCTGCTGATGGAGAAGCTCGATTCGCTGACCTTCTACGAAGCGGAAACGGAAACCTACGGCCTGCTGTTCGGATCTACCGAAGCCCTGCGGATCGAAACCGGTTACTCGCGGCTGTTGTCCGGTGCGATCCGCGGCAGCGGCGATATCGCCTCGCTGGGCGAAGTCGGCCTGCGGCTCAACGACACCGGGCAGATGGAACTGGACGAAGAAAAATTGACGGCCAAGTTGGAGTCCGACGGGGCGTCGGTCGAAGAATTTTTCACCACCGAAGATACCGGCGTGGCCGCTCGCCTTAGCGCGCTGGCCGAACGTTTGGTGGGCACCGAAAACGGTATGCTGCTGACCCGCGGCAACGCCCTGACCGCCCAAGTGGAAAGCAATAACGAACGGATCGATACCCTCAACACTCGCTTGGACAACGAACGTGAACGGTTGCTAACTCAGTTCTACAACATGGAAGCCGCGATCTCGAAACTGCAAAGCAACCAACAATACGTCTCGGCAATCCAACCGATCACCTACTCCAGCTCCTAA